The Microbacterium sp. SORGH_AS_0862 region CGATGCATCGGAACGGATCGTCGCGGTCACGACATGGATTCCCGTCTTCGGCGAAGAGGGGCTGACGGGCTACGCCCTGGATGTCATGCGCCGACGCCACGACGCCATGAACGGGATCATGGAGTTCGTCATCGGGGCGGTGGTCGAGCAGTTGCGGGCGGACGACTGCACGCTGCTGAGCCTGTCGGGGTCGCCACTGGCTCCCCACCGCGGCGTCGACGCCGGAGATCTCTCGGCCGTCGACCGGTTCCTGGAAACGCTGAGCGGCGTGCTCGAGCCCGCATACGGCTTCCGCTCGCTGGCGCACTTCAAGAACAAGTTCCAGCCGCAGTTCCGCCCTCTGTGGGTCGTCTACCCCGATGCCATCCATCTCCCGGCGATCGCCCTCGCCCTCCTCCGGTGCTATGTCCCTGGGCTGAGCCTCGCCGGCGCGGCGCGTCTGGCGGTGCGCATGCGGACATCGCGTCTGTCGTCGACCTCGACGGCGTGACGCGCCGTGGAACATCTCCGAAAATGTTCCGTCCGAGGTGAAAGGCCTCGGGGGGTGCCGGCCATGAAGGGGTACAGGCCGCGAAGATCGCTCGTTCACCCGGAACGGGCCGCGGCGTCGACTGAAAGGTGCAGCTCATGCGCATTCGTACCCTCTCCGCTGTGACCGCCTCGATCCTCGCCGTGGGTCTGATGACCGGCGGAGCCGCCGCGTTCGCCGCCACGCAGAGCGACACGTTCGTCGACGGCGTGCCCGCCCCGCAGAGCGACACGTTCGTCGACGGCGTGCCCGCCCCGCAGGACGACACCTACATCGACGGCGTGCCCGCCCCCAGCGCGGACGAGACGCCCGACGCAGACGGTGTCGTCCTCGGCGGCATGCCCGCACCGCTGATGCTCACCCCGGCCGACCTCGCCAAGGGCCCGGTGACCCTGCAGGTCGGGCAGACGCTGGTCATCGTCCTCGACGCCGACAACGGCGGCGCCTTCACCGGCACCGGCGGCGCCGACGACGACACCGTGGCGCACTTCGATGCCGCCGTCCTCAGTCCCGACGAGGACGAGGTGTCGCTGAACGCGGCATTCTCCGCCGAGAAGGCGGGCACCACGAAAGGCTGGATCGCCGGCGCCGACGGCCAGCGCACCACCTTCGACATCACCGTGACCGCCTCCTGAGAACTCCCGCAGAACCCGGGGCCGGCGGCACGATCCGCCGGCCTCGCACTCGCATATGGGGGCGGTCGTCTCGGTCACGCGGGATCCTGGCGCCGGCGCACAGCGCCGCTCACTCCGTGCGCGTCTCGGCGCGCGTGGTGACCCGCGCCACGTGCAGCGCCAGGTAGAGCACCTCGTCCTCAGTGAGGCGCGCCCCGCCCATCTCGAGCAGGTACCGCACGCGCTGCGCGCAGGCGTACGCGGCGGGATGCGAAGCCCGGATGCCGCTGAGCAGCTCAGCGGAAGGATCGTCGAACAGGGCGTCGGCGTCCAGGCGCACGAACAGGTAGCGAAGGTGCGTGACGAATCGCGCGACGTTCATCGACTCCGCATCCAGGGCCACCCCCATCGACTGCGACACCACCTGCAGCACGCGACCGATTCGCTCGGTCATGTGGATGGTGGGGGCCATGCCTTCGGACGCGAATGCGGCGTTGACAAAGTGCAACGCCGTTCGCGTTCACGTCGAACGCTCCGAAGTCTGTGGAGTTGATCACGACGACCGGCGTGATGGCATCCAATCCGGCCTTGCGGATGGCAGCGAGGTCGACGTCCACCAGGGGTGCACCCGCCGTCACGATGTCGCCGACCTTGACCCGAGAGGTGAGCGGCGCACCGTCGAGACCCACGGTGTCGATGCCGACGTGGACGAGGAGCTCAGCGCCCTCGGCCGTCTTGAGGCCGTACGCGTGGCCCTGTGCGACGATGATCTC contains the following coding sequences:
- a CDS encoding PRD domain-containing protein, giving the protein MGVALDAESMNVARFVTHLRYLFVRLDADALFDDPSAELLSGIRASHPAAYACAQRVRYLLEMGGARLTEDEVLYLALHVARVTTRAETRTE